The region GGCTGCGGTCAGCATGTTGTGCGTGTTTGTATTGTTGGCGTCGAATGCTTCGTATTTGTGGTATCGGACGAATTTCTATTCGGTGCCGATCGCAGCGTCTTTGTTGTTGAGCACGTTGGGCTTGTGGCTGTGGTTGGGGGCCGAACGTCCGTCCGCGGCCAACGCTGGCGAGGATGGCAAGGTGAATGCGGTCGGCTCGTTGTCGCTGCCTCGTTTGGCTGCCGGCTCGGTGTGCATTGCTGCGAATGTGGGTTGTCGTCCGTCGTTTGTGGTGGTGGCGTTCGCCGCGTTTCCGTTGTTCTGGCCGCAGATTCGTGCGATTGCCAAACAGTTGCGTGATGGCGTGTTCGCTTCTGGCGCGCATGGGCGCGCCTGCGCCATGTTGCATGCGTTGCGCGCGCCTTTGGCCGTGCTGGTGCCCGCATTGGTTGTAGTGGTGCCGTTGTTCGCCTATAACATGGTGCGTTTCTCCTCGCCATTCGATTTCGGTTCGTCATATCAGATAACGGTCACGGATATGACGAGCTACCATCAGTCGTGGTCGAATTTCATTTGGACGGTCGCATACTATCTGTTTTTGCCGTTGCGTTGGACGAATATGTTCCCGTTCCTTGCCGTCGACCCCACCCCATTGAAAGATTGGGGGTTCACGGAGGCGATGCCTGGAGGCCTGTTCGCCATGGCGCCTCTCGCATTGGCTTCGCTGGCATGCCCATTCCTACGCCGGCATATGCGCGCTCGTGGTCATACCGGTATGTGGCGTACACTGACGACGTTCCTGCTGTTGAGTTTGCTGATTGTGGCGCTTGACGCGCGCTTGGGTGGTCTTGGGTGGCGCTACATCGCCGATTTCGGTTGGCTGTTCGCCTTGGCTTCGTTGCCTCTGCTGCTCATTGCGTTGGATTGCGACCGTCCGCGGCTGTGCTGGCTGTTGCGCGTACTGGTGTTGGCGCTGCTGCTGTTCATGTTGGCGGTGACGGTGTTGTCGTTGTTCCTATATGGTCGCGACGACGAGCTGATACGCAATAATTCCGGTTTGTTCCATGACGTGCAGTCGTGGTTCACCCTGATATGAGGCACGGCGTTTTCAGGGTTATTTCAGGGTTTTATTACGGTTTGTCCAATAAAATCTCCGGTTTGTTCCGAGTTTTGCGAATAATAGTGGTGTCGTAACTGTTCGCTATGAGATGAACCCTTGTTGGAGACATCAGCTATGAAATCGCTTCCACTTCTGTCTAACCATCCTCGTGTTAGACGCTGGACCGCGGCCGTGGTAGCATCGGTCATCGCATTGGGCGTCTGTCTCGCCAGCTATGACAACGTCGATGCGGCCATCAGACAAAACAGGATCGAACGGCTGAACGCACGTATCGAGAATGTGTACACAGCCGACTATCAGAATATGGCCGACGACAAGCTCGAGCAGGAAAAAAGCAAGTCTGCCGCCACGGAAGATGACATGTTCGTCACTGAGGATCCGTACGGCACCAACACCACGTCGCTGTATGTGTATTTCACCACCGACGACTCGGTATCCGTATCCTATACCGTGCATGCGGACGGCTACGCGGATTTCACCCGTGACGCCTACCAGCAATCGCAATACAGCAAAACCCATGAATTCCAGATACTCGGCCTTATTCCCCGGGAAAAGAACACCATCACCATCACGTTGACCAACGCCGATGGCAAATCCCGTACGCATACCTTCGAACACAGGGGCACTTCCCTGCTTGGCAATGAGGAAGTACAGCTGGAGCAGACCGTCGTAGCTGATTCCGGAGAAGACTTGGGCGATGGCCTGTATGCCATACTCGGCAACGATTCCGACGAGCAGGACTTCATGTTCTATTATGATACGAACGGCGTGCTGCGCGGTGAGATTCCCGTGCTCTACTATCGTTCGCATCGTCTGCTGTTCGACGATGACGGGCTCATGTGGTTCTCCGCTTCCACGCACCACATGGCGGCGATGAACCGTCTCGGCAAGTTGGAGAAGATCTATGATCTTGGATCCGACTATATTCTGCACCACGATTACGCGATGGACGCCAATGGAGACATCGTGCTGTTGGCCACCGAAATGGGCCGCGACGACAATGCCGTGCAAGATCAGGTCATCAAGCTCAGCACTTCCACCGGCAGTGTGACCCGCTTGGTGGATTTCGGCGAACTGTTCGCCGACTATAAGGCCTCCACCACGCATGCGGGAACCGACGAGTCGGATTCGAGCGCCCAGAATCGTTGGGATTGGCTGCATTGCAACACCATCCAACTGTTGGATGATGGTTCCGCGTTATTCTCCGCACGCGAAACGTCCACCATCATCAAAGTGGATGATCTGGAATCAGATCCGACGGTCGACTACATGATCGGCGAGCCGTCCGTGTGGGCAGGCACCGATGAGGTCAGCAGTTTCCTAGCGAAAGACGGAGATTTTTCCGATACCGGCGGACAGCATTCCATCACATACGTCGCCGATGATTCGCTGCCTGACGGCCAGTATTACCTGTACATGTTCGACAATAATTTCGGCACTTCGCTGACGCGTCCTGATTTCGACTGGACGGTGATCGACGGTATCTCGACCGAACTGTCTTCTGACACGGCGAAGTCGCAGTATCGCAAATATCTGGTCGACGAGAATGCAGGCACGTATACGGAAGTGTCGTCGTTCGACGTGCCGTATTCGCCGTATGTCAGTTCCGCACAGGAATTGGACAACGGACAGATTCTCATCGATTCGGGCATGAAGGGCCTGTTCGGCCAGTACAACGAGGATGGCGATCTGTTGGTGCAGTTCAAGATGACGTTGAACAGCGCGTACATCTATCGCGTGTACAAGTACGATTTCTCGGGATTCTATTTCGACTGACGCGTAAGCGTTCGCGAATCTTGATGGGGCTGGAATCTGAACTCCTTTCGGGGGTTTGGGTTTCCGGCCTCGTTTCGTATGCGGCGGGTTCGGCGCGCCCGTACAATGGGCAGCATGGGTTTTTTCGATTCGTTGTTTTCATCCAAGCGTCCCGAGGGGGCGCGTGATGTCACGTTCACGCTTGACCAGGCCGGCCACACGTATGAGGATGGCAATATCGGTTTGAAGCCGACGTCGTTGACGATCACTCCGGAAAGCAAGCGTGTGGCCGTGATTGGGCTGAATGGTTCCGGTAAGACCACGTTATTGCAGTTGTTGGATGGCGCGTTGGCCGCGACGTCCGGTTCGGTACGCGTCGACGCGGATGGCGTTGCATACGACCCGTCGGCGAAGCGTGATCTGAAACGTATCGAATCGATGATTGGTCGTGTTCGCCGCGAGGAGATTCCGAACAGTTATTACAAGGCGGATTCCATTCGTGAGGCGATTGATGAGCCGTTGAAGAAGCATAAGGTGCCGGAAAGCGAACGTCAGGCGATTATCGGCAATCTGTTTGCGCATTTCGATTTGGCTGCGGTCGCGCGCGAGTCTGCTTCCGCGTTGGACAGCGAGAAGCGCCATCTGCTGGCGATTGCTTCCGCATTGAGCTTCTCTCCCGCAGCGATCGTTGCCGACGAGCCGACTAAGGGTTTGGATGAGGTGGCGTCCGCGCATGTGGCGAAAGCCTTGTTCAGTTACGACAAGCAAGTGGTGTTCGCCACGCATGACACGGAACTGATCACACGCGCGGAATATGCGATCGACCGCACACTGGTGGTCGACGACCATCAGGTGGTGTTCGACGGTGGCCCGCATGAGGCCGTCGCCTTTTACACAGATCTCATCCGAGCCAAATACGAGGCAGCCAAAGCCTGATTCATATTCCGATCGATTCGTATTGGCCGCTGTACCGTCATTGGCGTTAATTGCGGCACAGCGGCACGATTCAAGCGATCATTGTGTTGACGGTGTCAAGCACCACTTGCACATTATGCCGAAATTCGTCGGATTCCGGCAGCAGCGAAATCGCAAGATAGCCGTTCGAAGTCATATCAAAGAAGTAGCCG is a window of Bifidobacterium catenulatum DSM 16992 = JCM 1194 = LMG 11043 DNA encoding:
- a CDS encoding ATP-binding cassette domain-containing protein; the protein is MGFFDSLFSSKRPEGARDVTFTLDQAGHTYEDGNIGLKPTSLTITPESKRVAVIGLNGSGKTTLLQLLDGALAATSGSVRVDADGVAYDPSAKRDLKRIESMIGRVRREEIPNSYYKADSIREAIDEPLKKHKVPESERQAIIGNLFAHFDLAAVARESASALDSEKRHLLAIASALSFSPAAIVADEPTKGLDEVASAHVAKALFSYDKQVVFATHDTELITRAEYAIDRTLVVDDHQVVFDGGPHEAVAFYTDLIRAKYEAAKA
- a CDS encoding aryl-sulfate sulfotransferase; translated protein: MKSLPLLSNHPRVRRWTAAVVASVIALGVCLASYDNVDAAIRQNRIERLNARIENVYTADYQNMADDKLEQEKSKSAATEDDMFVTEDPYGTNTTSLYVYFTTDDSVSVSYTVHADGYADFTRDAYQQSQYSKTHEFQILGLIPREKNTITITLTNADGKSRTHTFEHRGTSLLGNEEVQLEQTVVADSGEDLGDGLYAILGNDSDEQDFMFYYDTNGVLRGEIPVLYYRSHRLLFDDDGLMWFSASTHHMAAMNRLGKLEKIYDLGSDYILHHDYAMDANGDIVLLATEMGRDDNAVQDQVIKLSTSTGSVTRLVDFGELFADYKASTTHAGTDESDSSAQNRWDWLHCNTIQLLDDGSALFSARETSTIIKVDDLESDPTVDYMIGEPSVWAGTDEVSSFLAKDGDFSDTGGQHSITYVADDSLPDGQYYLYMFDNNFGTSLTRPDFDWTVIDGISTELSSDTAKSQYRKYLVDENAGTYTEVSSFDVPYSPYVSSAQELDNGQILIDSGMKGLFGQYNEDGDLLVQFKMTLNSAYIYRVYKYDFSGFYFD